Proteins co-encoded in one Pseudomonadota bacterium genomic window:
- the mraY gene encoding phospho-N-acetylmuramoyl-pentapeptide-transferase — translation MLYHLLYTLHTKFSVFNVFRYITFRTVLAVLSALVISFFLTPLMIRKFNKWKIKSDKREDVPERHTEKTGTPTMGGFVILVSTIIPTLLWSDLSNSYVWIVTFVLLSFGGIGFMDDIKKLRNERGKGVTGRTKLILQIFFSLVVGVLLYMKGGLITGLTVPFFKNITPDLGIFYIFLCTVIIVGASNGVNLTDGLDGLAIGPVLTVCLTFMLFAYLAGNVKFAQYLQIFYVKGAGELTILCGAMLGAGIGFLWYNTYPAELFMGDTGSLSLGASLAAIAIIIKQEILLVIAGGIFVIETLSVIIQVLSFKWRGKRVFRMAPIHHHYELKGWNEGKIVVRFWIVSFILALLALSTLKLR, via the coding sequence ATGTTGTATCATCTGCTATATACGCTCCACACAAAGTTTTCAGTCTTTAACGTATTCAGATATATTACTTTCCGAACGGTCCTCGCGGTTCTTTCGGCCCTTGTTATAAGCTTTTTCCTTACTCCACTGATGATCAGAAAGTTTAACAAGTGGAAGATAAAAAGCGACAAGAGAGAGGATGTGCCTGAAAGGCATACGGAGAAAACAGGAACCCCTACCATGGGTGGATTTGTCATCCTTGTATCGACTATTATCCCCACGCTTTTATGGTCTGATTTGAGTAATTCTTATGTCTGGATAGTAACCTTTGTGCTTCTGTCTTTTGGCGGCATCGGCTTCATGGATGATATAAAAAAGCTTAGAAATGAGCGCGGCAAAGGCGTAACAGGCAGAACAAAGCTTATTTTGCAGATATTCTTTTCTCTTGTAGTAGGTGTGCTTTTGTATATGAAGGGCGGCCTTATCACAGGACTTACAGTGCCTTTCTTTAAAAATATTACGCCTGATCTCGGGATATTTTACATCTTTCTCTGCACGGTTATAATCGTCGGCGCCTCAAACGGCGTAAATCTTACAGACGGACTTGACGGACTGGCAATCGGGCCTGTCTTAACGGTATGTTTGACTTTTATGCTCTTTGCCTACCTTGCCGGCAATGTAAAGTTTGCCCAGTATCTGCAAATATTCTATGTGAAAGGCGCCGGAGAGCTTACAATACTATGCGGGGCCATGCTTGGTGCAGGCATAGGTTTCCTCTGGTATAACACCTATCCTGCAGAATTATTTATGGGCGATACAGGCTCTTTGTCGCTGGGGGCATCTCTTGCTGCCATTGCCATTATCATAAAACAGGAGATTTTACTTGTCATTGCTGGCGGGATATTTGTGATAGAAACATTATCGGTAATCATCCAGGTGCTTTCCTTTAAATGGAGGGGAAAGCGGGTTTTCAGAATGGCGCCCATACACCACCACTATGAATTGAAGGGGTGGAATGAGGGGAAGATCGTAGTGCGTTTCTGGATTGTTTCTTTCATACTGGCGCTTCTGGCTTTGAGTACACTAAAACTGAGGTAA
- the rlmN gene encoding 23S rRNA (adenine(2503)-C(2))-methyltransferase RlmN, which translates to MNNFYGLTLKELETLIGALGKEKYRSRQLFKWIYNKDTLDFDEMSDVPKGLRVIFKDMFDLKPPEIIDVLISTDGSVKFGFLGEDGNLIESVLIPEKDRNTLCISSQIGCRMGCRFCVTGKIGFIRNLKVSEIVGQLIGAKQYLGDRKITNIVFMGMGEPIDNLDNFMRALEILQDPIGLDFSHRKITVSSVGLIGGLKTIDPKAAGIAISLNAADDKTRTYLMPINRLYPIREIIDYVKGFKGGNRNRITFEYILIKDVNDSPESAKLLSEVLAGLRCKINLIPYNESPYVDFKTPPDKTIEQFHAYLLNKHFTVIVRESRGKDIGGACGQLGMKYLNERP; encoded by the coding sequence ATGAATAACTTTTACGGCCTAACACTAAAAGAACTTGAAACCCTGATTGGGGCTCTCGGAAAAGAAAAATACCGGTCCCGGCAGCTTTTCAAATGGATATATAACAAAGACACCCTTGATTTCGATGAGATGAGCGATGTCCCGAAGGGCCTGCGGGTAATATTCAAGGATATGTTTGATCTAAAACCACCTGAAATAATAGATGTCTTGATATCAACGGACGGCTCCGTAAAATTCGGATTCCTTGGAGAAGACGGGAATCTTATTGAAAGCGTTTTAATACCGGAAAAAGATAGAAATACACTCTGCATATCCAGCCAGATAGGTTGCAGGATGGGATGCAGGTTCTGCGTTACCGGAAAAATAGGATTTATAAGGAATCTCAAGGTATCAGAGATTGTAGGGCAGCTTATAGGGGCAAAACAATATCTCGGCGACAGGAAAATCACAAACATAGTTTTCATGGGCATGGGTGAACCCATTGACAATCTCGACAACTTCATGCGTGCTCTTGAGATACTGCAAGACCCAATAGGTCTTGATTTCTCGCACAGGAAGATTACTGTGTCATCGGTAGGCTTGATAGGGGGGCTGAAAACGATAGATCCGAAAGCTGCAGGCATTGCAATATCTCTGAATGCAGCAGATGATAAAACAAGGACATACCTTATGCCCATTAACAGATTATATCCGATACGGGAGATTATAGATTATGTAAAAGGCTTTAAAGGAGGTAATCGCAACAGGATTACTTTTGAGTATATTCTGATAAAAGATGTTAACGACTCGCCGGAAAGCGCAAAACTTCTCTCCGAGGTGCTGGCCGGGCTTCGGTGCAAGATAAACCTTATCCCTTACAATGAATCACCATATGTTGACTTTAAGACACCGCCGGATAAAACTATAGAGCAATTTCATGCTTATCTCCTGAACAAACACTTCACCGTTATTGTAAGGGAATCCAGGGGAAAAGACATTGGCGGGGCCTGCGGACAACTGGGAATGAAGTACTTAAATGAAAGGCCTTAA
- the murD gene encoding UDP-N-acetylmuramoyl-L-alanine--D-glutamate ligase, giving the protein MNLPDKILIVGLGKTGIATAKFLSSMGKKITVIDTKTEEELKGALKELQGIEFEGCFGSYNGEDFLGYPLIVISPGVDSEMPYLQEARKSGAKIIGEIELASSFVNEPIIAITGTNGKTTVTSLIGEIFDKACGSVFVGGNIGNPLINYVMEGKKAKYVILEISSFQLETIETFRPDTSVLLNITEDHLDRYRSYDEYKAAKYRIFENQQETNWAVLNKELSIEREIKAKTLFFKSNTILKEGAFFFNDFMFVRLMGRETVYRRDISPLLGIHNTENILSALLVSHIYGIGQDVVGEVLKNFKGLPHRVEPVRELKGVKFYNDSKATNVDATKRALESIEKNVVLIAGGRDKGGSYKVIGDLMKKVKAMILIGEASQRISEELGGYTKTYIEDNLNAAIKKAYEIAGDGDAVLFSPMCSSFDMFKDYKERGNMFKEMVESL; this is encoded by the coding sequence ATGAACCTTCCGGATAAGATACTTATTGTTGGCCTTGGTAAAACAGGGATTGCAACAGCAAAATTTTTAAGCAGCATGGGAAAAAAGATTACCGTTATTGATACAAAAACAGAAGAAGAACTTAAAGGGGCGCTAAAAGAGCTCCAGGGCATTGAATTTGAAGGTTGTTTCGGGAGCTATAACGGAGAGGATTTCCTTGGTTACCCGCTGATAGTCATAAGCCCGGGAGTGGATAGCGAGATGCCTTATCTTCAGGAAGCACGCAAAAGCGGGGCAAAAATTATCGGTGAAATTGAACTTGCGTCTTCATTTGTAAATGAACCTATTATTGCTATTACAGGAACAAACGGGAAGACCACCGTAACCTCCCTTATCGGAGAGATATTTGATAAAGCATGCGGGTCTGTCTTTGTAGGCGGCAATATCGGCAATCCCCTGATAAACTATGTGATGGAAGGGAAAAAGGCAAAATATGTCATACTTGAAATAAGCAGTTTTCAGCTTGAAACTATAGAGACCTTTCGCCCGGATACGTCTGTTCTTTTGAATATTACCGAAGATCATCTCGACAGATACAGAAGTTATGATGAATACAAGGCTGCGAAGTACAGGATCTTTGAAAATCAGCAGGAAACAAACTGGGCTGTATTGAATAAAGAACTCTCCATCGAGAGGGAGATAAAGGCAAAGACCCTATTTTTTAAAAGCAATACAATATTAAAGGAAGGAGCCTTTTTCTTCAACGACTTTATGTTTGTCAGGCTCATGGGAAGAGAGACCGTGTACAGAAGAGATATATCCCCGCTTTTGGGTATTCATAATACGGAAAACATTCTCTCAGCGCTTCTTGTCTCCCATATATACGGCATAGGGCAGGACGTTGTCGGAGAGGTACTGAAAAACTTCAAGGGGCTGCCCCACAGGGTTGAGCCTGTGAGGGAATTGAAGGGAGTGAAGTTCTACAATGATTCAAAGGCTACAAATGTAGATGCTACAAAAAGAGCCCTGGAAAGTATAGAAAAAAACGTGGTGCTTATTGCAGGGGGAAGAGATAAGGGCGGGAGCTATAAAGTCATCGGTGACCTCATGAAAAAGGTAAAGGCGATGATACTCATAGGAGAGGCGAGTCAGCGGATATCGGAAGAACTGGGAGGATATACAAAGACCTACATTGAAGATAATTTGAACGCAGCAATAAAGAAGGCATATGAAATTGCCGGTGATGGTGATGCAGTCCTCTTTTCTCCAATGTGCAGCAGCTTTGATATGTTTAAAGACTATAAAGAGAGGGGGAATATGTTTAAGGAAATGGTGGAATCACTTTGA
- a CDS encoding UDP-N-acetylmuramoyl-L-alanyl-D-glutamate--2,6-diaminopimelate ligase: MKLDELINNIPAIEVIGNTDIEITGITKDSRKAKEGYIFFATEKSERFINDAADRGASVIVSDGEVKTNFPCSIKTDDPKGLLGNIASKFYGFPSKKLYIIGITGTNGKTTTTYLIESMLNTANKKAGLIGTISYRYDGRTFKAFNTTPGAEELHSLLHDMKLANMEYVVMEVSSHALDQKRVEGVDFDTAIFTNLTHDHLDYHGTFENYKAAKNLFFSHFLKKSSKKEKYAIINADDPNADGFMPGPPIRTLLYSLKKTSDAYITTFREDIGGLQLEMKLMGKPLSIVSPLIGVFNVSNILAASLAGYAVNMPHEQIKKGLEGLEGVPGRLERVKNGKGAYIFIDYAHTPDALKKVLEMLNSLKKGKLTVIFGCGGDRDREKRPVMGNIASQLADYTIITSDNPRSESPMKIIEDVKKGFIGNTCRIVENRKDAIFEGIKIIRQDDILLIAGKGHEDYQIIGDKVFHFSDREVVEEFLDVAC; encoded by the coding sequence ATGAAGCTTGATGAGTTAATAAATAATATACCTGCAATCGAGGTTATCGGCAATACCGACATCGAGATTACAGGTATTACCAAGGATTCAAGAAAAGCAAAGGAAGGTTACATTTTTTTCGCAACAGAGAAAAGCGAAAGGTTTATAAACGATGCAGCAGACAGGGGTGCAAGCGTTATTGTATCTGACGGAGAGGTAAAAACAAACTTTCCCTGTTCCATAAAAACAGATGACCCGAAGGGCCTTCTGGGGAATATTGCATCGAAATTTTACGGCTTCCCGTCAAAGAAACTATATATAATAGGCATTACCGGCACAAACGGGAAAACCACAACAACCTATCTCATCGAGTCCATGCTGAATACTGCCAATAAAAAAGCAGGCCTTATAGGAACCATATCATACCGTTATGACGGTCGTACCTTTAAGGCATTTAACACTACGCCAGGTGCTGAGGAACTGCATAGCCTTCTCCATGATATGAAACTTGCCAATATGGAATATGTGGTGATGGAAGTTTCATCGCACGCTCTTGATCAGAAAAGGGTTGAAGGGGTGGATTTCGATACGGCAATTTTTACGAACCTTACCCACGACCACCTTGATTACCACGGTACTTTCGAAAATTATAAAGCAGCAAAAAATCTTTTTTTCTCACATTTTCTGAAAAAGAGCTCAAAGAAGGAGAAATACGCCATAATAAATGCAGACGATCCCAACGCAGATGGATTTATGCCTGGTCCACCTATCAGGACACTTTTATACAGCCTGAAAAAAACATCGGATGCATATATCACCACCTTCCGAGAAGACATAGGGGGTTTGCAGCTTGAGATGAAATTGATGGGAAAGCCTTTGTCAATTGTATCCCCGTTGATAGGTGTTTTTAATGTATCGAATATACTGGCTGCATCGCTTGCCGGTTATGCTGTAAACATGCCACATGAACAGATAAAAAAAGGGCTTGAAGGTCTTGAAGGCGTTCCCGGCAGACTTGAAAGGGTAAAGAACGGAAAAGGTGCCTATATCTTCATAGATTATGCTCACACGCCGGATGCATTGAAAAAGGTTCTTGAAATGCTCAATTCGTTAAAAAAAGGGAAACTTACTGTAATTTTCGGATGCGGGGGCGACAGGGACAGAGAAAAAAGGCCTGTAATGGGAAATATAGCCTCACAACTTGCAGACTATACAATAATTACATCAGATAACCCGAGAAGTGAAAGCCCCATGAAGATTATAGAAGACGTTAAAAAAGGGTTCATCGGTAATACATGCAGGATTGTGGAAAACAGAAAGGATGCAATCTTTGAAGGGATAAAAATAATAAGACAGGATGATATCCTTTTAATTGCAGGAAAAGGGCACGAAGACTATCAAATTATAGGCGACAAGGTTTTTCATTTCAGTGATAGAGAAGTTGTCGAGGAGTTTTTAGATGTGGCATGTTGA
- a CDS encoding PaaI family thioesterase, producing MEGMLPTYKGSFFCDLDREDGLKLKMYHKDDMVYCNFSINNRFEGYRDVLHGGMIFGILDVIIWYIIFMETKKICMTRHVEMEFLKPVMCNSSYVAKGKVIKVKGRNFHASAWVEDDMGNICAKINAVFRETKDLSVRDFIDRMDFGRISPDVKAYFMSLLETQL from the coding sequence ATGGAAGGTATGCTGCCAACATATAAAGGTTCTTTTTTCTGCGATCTAGACAGGGAAGACGGATTAAAACTGAAGATGTACCATAAAGACGACATGGTATATTGTAACTTCAGTATTAATAACAGGTTTGAGGGTTACAGGGATGTTTTGCATGGGGGCATGATCTTCGGCATCCTCGATGTCATTATCTGGTATATCATATTCATGGAGACAAAAAAGATATGTATGACCCGGCATGTTGAAATGGAATTTTTAAAACCGGTTATGTGCAATTCTTCTTATGTCGCCAAAGGGAAGGTTATAAAGGTTAAGGGCAGGAACTTCCATGCATCTGCCTGGGTAGAAGATGACATGGGCAATATTTGTGCAAAGATAAACGCAGTATTCCGGGAGACAAAAGACCTGTCTGTCAGAGATTTTATAGACAGGATGGACTTCGGTCGTATATCGCCTGATGTCAAGGCATATTTTATGTCTCTGTTAGAAACTCAACTTTAG
- a CDS encoding UDP-N-acetylmuramoyl-tripeptide--D-alanyl-D-alanine ligase yields MWHVEEVVKAVKGKLLRIGKSSFSGISTDSRTIMDNELFIPLTGKNFDGHQFIRAAYDRSHAGSICEKGRQDTLHAGGTVILVDDAMQALLDLAYYKKGLTRSSIIAITGSNGKTTTKEILVNIIKKGFSVHYNEKNYNNAIGISKSILSIEGDPQFCIFELGTNNKGEIKQLARLTEPDVSLITNVNPSHLEGLLNLDGVLEEKLSLFYNTKEGGKVIVNADDPNILIRYKDNQHVLTTYGIINNADFTLSVEEDLGWKGSRIVLKCPGVEIRTRTTLLGGHNLYNILAASTIACSIGIDSKLISEGVETFDPYMMRFKPVESDKGYIILDDTYNANPSSMEWAIKTLLDLPCNGKKMVILGDMKELGEETSFYHRKLGMFLNDTGIPMILITGEYMKETLEELNDGRAIFFENKEQLIDYAAKNLKKGDTVLVKGSRAAKMEIIVEALK; encoded by the coding sequence ATGTGGCATGTTGAAGAAGTTGTCAAAGCGGTAAAAGGTAAGTTGCTGAGAATCGGAAAATCATCATTTTCCGGAATATCTACAGACTCAAGAACCATAATGGATAATGAGCTGTTCATACCTTTAACCGGTAAAAACTTTGACGGACATCAATTTATAAGGGCCGCCTATGACAGGTCTCATGCAGGATCCATCTGTGAGAAAGGTCGCCAGGATACACTGCATGCCGGAGGCACGGTTATTCTCGTTGATGATGCTATGCAGGCGCTCCTCGATCTTGCATATTATAAAAAAGGGCTCACAAGGTCAAGTATCATCGCCATAACAGGGAGCAACGGCAAAACAACAACAAAGGAAATATTGGTTAATATTATAAAAAAAGGTTTTTCTGTTCATTACAATGAGAAGAACTACAATAATGCAATAGGCATATCAAAAAGCATCCTTTCCATAGAAGGTGACCCACAGTTTTGTATTTTTGAACTTGGAACGAACAACAAGGGAGAGATAAAACAGCTTGCCCGATTGACCGAACCGGATGTATCGTTGATCACAAATGTAAACCCTTCTCACCTTGAGGGTCTTTTGAATCTTGATGGTGTGCTTGAAGAAAAACTGAGCCTTTTTTACAATACAAAAGAGGGTGGGAAAGTCATCGTGAATGCAGATGACCCGAACATTTTGATCCGTTATAAGGACAACCAACATGTATTGACTACTTATGGTATAATCAATAACGCCGATTTTACCCTTTCCGTCGAAGAGGACCTGGGCTGGAAGGGTTCCCGTATTGTCCTCAAATGCCCCGGGGTCGAAATCAGGACAAGGACAACTCTTCTTGGAGGACACAATCTCTATAATATCCTTGCTGCCTCGACTATTGCATGCAGTATCGGAATAGACAGCAAACTTATATCGGAAGGTGTTGAAACATTTGATCCATACATGATGAGGTTCAAGCCTGTTGAGTCCGATAAAGGCTATATCATTTTAGACGATACTTATAATGCAAACCCCTCTTCAATGGAATGGGCAATAAAAACTTTGCTTGACCTGCCATGTAACGGAAAGAAGATGGTCATACTTGGAGACATGAAAGAACTTGGAGAAGAAACATCCTTTTACCACAGGAAGCTGGGCATGTTTTTGAATGATACCGGCATACCCATGATTCTGATAACCGGAGAGTATATGAAGGAAACCCTCGAGGAACTGAATGATGGGAGAGCCATTTTTTTTGAAAATAAGGAGCAACTCATCGATTATGCAGCAAAAAACCTTAAAAAAGGGGATACGGTGCTTGTAAAGGGCTCAAGAGCGGCAAAGATGGAAATTATAGTGGAGGCGCTTAAATAA
- the mraZ gene encoding division/cell wall cluster transcriptional repressor MraZ, with translation MFAGRFEYAIDDKSRISIPAKFREILSANHDMRLMVTNLDGCIVGYPYQEWMSIQAKISNYGAIKKEARTFLRYFYSGVTECLIDKLGRVLIPQSLKADAAIIKNVVIIGVGNKIEIWAQERWEELVKKATSDPDQVADIVSELGL, from the coding sequence ATGTTCGCCGGAAGATTTGAATACGCTATTGATGATAAAAGCAGAATCAGTATTCCTGCAAAATTCAGGGAGATACTGTCGGCAAATCACGATATGAGGCTGATGGTCACGAATCTTGACGGCTGTATTGTTGGTTATCCGTACCAGGAATGGATGAGTATACAAGCAAAGATATCAAATTATGGAGCTATAAAAAAAGAAGCGCGGACATTTTTAAGATACTTTTATTCCGGTGTTACCGAATGCCTTATAGACAAGCTCGGCAGGGTTCTCATACCGCAATCACTTAAGGCTGACGCAGCCATCATAAAGAATGTCGTAATCATTGGTGTGGGCAACAAAATTGAAATATGGGCACAGGAAAGATGGGAAGAACTGGTTAAAAAAGCAACTTCCGACCCTGATCAAGTAGCCGATATTGTTTCGGAACTCGGTCTTTGA
- the murG gene encoding undecaprenyldiphospho-muramoylpentapeptide beta-N-acetylglucosaminyltransferase, with the protein MKLIISAGGTGGHIFPGIAVAETFIAQGQDNQVVFIGTTFGLESKIIPQYGFRLLFVQARQFQGRSALYKAATLFYILKGICSCMRIIKREKPDAILGMGGFTSVPIIFAGAILGVPVFLHEQNAEPGLANKVLSKYAKATFISFQESGELFKSKGVYYTGNPVRHAVKVPRETKSDETFGIFVFGGSRGAKSINESVLSLLPYLEGYKNAVIYHQTGAEDYDRIKEAYEKTDIKHEVFPFTDNMANYYNRSDVVISRAGASTIFELAYFRKAAILIPYPFSAGQHQWKNASHVENVGGGYIVGNDEASGERLYGVIKHLMNEPALLKQMGENIGRLFVDDAQERIISKIQEEVTGK; encoded by the coding sequence ATGAAGCTCATCATATCGGCAGGCGGGACAGGAGGACATATCTTTCCCGGTATTGCCGTGGCTGAGACGTTTATTGCGCAGGGGCAGGATAACCAGGTGGTATTCATCGGGACAACTTTTGGGCTTGAGAGTAAAATTATCCCCCAGTATGGGTTCAGACTCCTTTTCGTTCAGGCACGGCAGTTTCAGGGCAGAAGTGCATTGTACAAGGCTGCCACACTCTTTTATATCCTGAAGGGTATCTGCAGCTGCATGAGGATTATAAAAAGGGAGAAACCGGATGCAATTCTCGGGATGGGTGGTTTTACATCCGTACCAATAATTTTTGCAGGTGCCATCCTCGGCGTACCGGTCTTTCTTCATGAGCAGAATGCTGAGCCCGGACTTGCAAACAAGGTGCTTTCAAAATACGCAAAGGCGACATTCATCAGTTTTCAGGAATCAGGGGAATTGTTTAAAAGCAAAGGTGTATATTATACAGGTAACCCCGTAAGACATGCTGTCAAGGTTCCAAGAGAAACAAAAAGCGATGAAACATTCGGAATCTTTGTATTCGGAGGGAGCAGGGGCGCAAAAAGCATCAATGAATCAGTACTTTCCTTACTTCCTTACCTGGAAGGCTACAAAAATGCAGTTATTTATCACCAGACAGGGGCGGAAGACTATGATCGCATAAAAGAAGCATATGAAAAAACAGATATAAAACACGAGGTTTTTCCTTTTACAGACAACATGGCTAATTACTACAACCGTTCAGACGTAGTTATATCAAGGGCGGGAGCTTCAACAATCTTCGAGCTTGCATATTTCAGAAAAGCGGCGATACTTATACCTTATCCGTTCTCTGCAGGACAGCACCAATGGAAAAATGCTTCTCACGTGGAGAATGTCGGCGGAGGTTATATTGTCGGCAATGATGAGGCAAGCGGAGAAAGGCTCTATGGTGTTATAAAGCATCTCATGAATGAGCCTGCATTGCTTAAGCAGATGGGTGAAAATATCGGCAGACTGTTTGTCGATGATGCACAGGAGAGGATTATTTCAAAGATACAGGAAGAGGTAACCGGGAAATGA
- the rsmH gene encoding 16S rRNA (cytosine(1402)-N(4))-methyltransferase RsmH, which yields MNVVHTPVLLEEVIKNLVSEKTNVFIDATVGGGGHASDILERYKNVKLIGLDADEDILKIAKERLYEFEGRARLIRGNFRDLREILTSEGIASCDGILFDLGLSTFQITGKRGFSFNDDSFLDMRMDNRLVLTAYDVVNSYDYKELLRIIRDYGEDYRAPAIAKMIVETRKKKSISTAKELGNVVLKAKRRTGRIHPATKTFQAIRIEVNDELRGLQTGIEAAIDMLSPEGRIGVISFHSLEDRIIKVAFKDSPVLNIITKKPIRPERVEVKENPNSRSSKLRIAEKKGG from the coding sequence ATGAATGTCGTACATACACCTGTTCTTCTTGAAGAAGTAATAAAAAACCTTGTAAGTGAAAAAACGAATGTTTTTATTGACGCAACAGTGGGAGGGGGAGGCCACGCGTCTGATATCCTTGAGAGGTACAAAAATGTAAAACTTATCGGTCTGGATGCTGATGAAGACATTTTGAAGATTGCCAAGGAAAGACTATATGAATTTGAAGGAAGGGCAAGATTGATCAGGGGAAACTTCAGGGATCTGAGGGAAATATTAACTTCTGAAGGTATTGCATCCTGTGACGGCATCCTTTTTGATCTCGGTCTTTCAACTTTCCAGATAACAGGGAAAAGAGGATTTAGCTTTAATGACGACAGCTTTCTTGACATGAGAATGGACAACAGGTTGGTGTTAACAGCATATGATGTTGTGAATAGCTACGACTATAAAGAACTGCTGCGAATAATCAGAGACTACGGAGAGGATTACCGGGCCCCGGCTATTGCAAAAATGATTGTAGAGACAAGAAAGAAAAAGTCGATATCTACAGCAAAGGAGCTTGGCAATGTCGTGCTTAAAGCAAAAAGAAGAACAGGGAGGATTCATCCTGCAACAAAGACCTTTCAAGCGATCAGGATTGAGGTCAACGATGAGTTAAGAGGCCTGCAAACAGGCATAGAAGCAGCCATAGATATGCTCTCCCCTGAAGGCAGGATAGGAGTTATTTCTTTTCATTCCCTTGAGGACAGGATTATAAAGGTAGCATTCAAAGATTCACCTGTCCTCAATATAATAACAAAAAAACCTATAAGGCCGGAAAGAGTTGAAGTAAAGGAGAATCCAAACTCAAGAAGTTCAAAATTGAGGATAGCAGAAAAAAAAGGGGGTTAG